The following are encoded in a window of Paenibacillaceae bacterium GAS479 genomic DNA:
- a CDS encoding dihydrofolate reductase → MSVTMIACMDRDRLIGKGNDLPWKLPEDMRFFKNQTIGTTVLMGRKTFQSFGSRPLKGRRNLLLSRSEIDLPEGVELFHKVEEALEAGTSDSELMVIGGEQIYRLLMQHADRLLLTEVNFSYGEGDAYFPEFSPEEWELVESVPGQETGTQGETYNFNTYQRRSQSHQS, encoded by the coding sequence ATGAGTGTGACGATGATTGCTTGCATGGACCGAGATCGCCTGATCGGGAAGGGCAATGATCTGCCCTGGAAACTTCCGGAGGATATGCGCTTTTTCAAAAATCAAACGATAGGTACAACCGTACTAATGGGGCGGAAAACGTTCCAATCCTTTGGCAGTCGCCCACTCAAGGGACGTCGCAATTTGCTGCTTTCTCGCAGCGAGATTGACCTTCCTGAAGGCGTAGAGCTTTTTCATAAGGTTGAGGAGGCACTGGAAGCAGGAACATCCGACTCGGAGCTTATGGTCATTGGGGGCGAGCAGATTTACCGCCTTTTGATGCAGCATGCGGACAGACTTCTACTGACGGAGGTTAATTTCTCTTATGGAGAGGGAGACGCTTATTTCCCTGAATTTTCTCCGGAAGAGTGGGAGCTCGTGGAGTCAGTGCCTGGGCAAGAGACAGGTACGCAGGGGGAGACATATAATTTCAATACGTATCAGCGAAGGTCACAGTCTCACCAATCGTAA
- a CDS encoding dihydrolipoamide dehydrogenase: MVVGDASLDIDTLVIGAGPGGYVAAIRAAQLGQSVLCVEKEHVGGVCLNVGCIPSKALISASHQFDNVSHAEAIGITASDVKVDWNKIQEFKGGVVKKLTGGVASLLKANKIQYFAGEVMFINENEARVFNDQEAPRYRFKNCIIATGSRPIELKAFPFGGRIISSTGALSLPEIPQSLAVIGGGYIGVELSQMYSKFGTKVTIIEGLDSILAGFDKDMSQLVAKKLKAKGAEIITGAQAKGAEQTDKDVTVTYMVGDKEEKVTADYLLVTVGRRPNTDGELGLDLINIKMTDRGLIEVNDEGRTSIPHIFAIGDIVAGPALAHKAMYEGRVAAEVIAGEPSKVDYKCMPAVCFSDPECASVGLTEKEAKDKGYNVKVGKFPFAANGRALSLNAAEGFVKLVADRDSGLVLGAHIAGIEASNMIAELGLAIEMGATLEDIALTIHAHPTLGEITLDAAEVALGHPIHTFVK, encoded by the coding sequence ATGGTAGTAGGAGACGCATCTCTCGATATTGATACACTGGTAATTGGCGCCGGACCTGGCGGATATGTGGCAGCGATTCGCGCTGCCCAGCTCGGCCAAAGCGTGCTTTGCGTGGAGAAAGAACATGTTGGCGGCGTTTGCCTCAACGTAGGTTGTATTCCTTCCAAAGCTCTGATCTCGGCTTCTCATCAATTCGACAACGTCAGCCACGCTGAAGCTATCGGCATCACCGCTAGCGACGTGAAAGTCGACTGGAACAAAATCCAGGAGTTTAAAGGCGGAGTCGTTAAGAAGCTTACTGGCGGCGTTGCAAGCCTGCTCAAAGCGAACAAAATCCAGTACTTCGCTGGTGAAGTTATGTTCATCAACGAAAATGAAGCTCGTGTATTCAACGACCAGGAAGCTCCGCGCTACCGGTTCAAGAACTGCATTATCGCGACGGGTTCCCGTCCGATCGAGCTGAAAGCTTTCCCGTTTGGCGGACGCATCATTTCCTCCACCGGTGCATTGTCTCTGCCTGAAATTCCGCAAAGCCTGGCCGTTATCGGCGGTGGCTACATCGGCGTCGAGCTGAGCCAAATGTATAGCAAATTCGGCACTAAAGTAACGATCATCGAAGGTCTGGATTCCATCCTGGCTGGATTTGATAAAGATATGTCCCAACTCGTAGCGAAGAAACTCAAAGCAAAAGGCGCTGAGATCATTACTGGCGCTCAAGCTAAAGGTGCTGAGCAGACGGATAAGGACGTTACGGTTACGTACATGGTTGGCGACAAGGAAGAGAAAGTTACAGCAGACTATCTGCTCGTAACGGTCGGCCGTCGTCCAAACACGGACGGAGAGCTTGGTCTTGATCTGATCAACATCAAGATGACCGATCGCGGACTGATTGAAGTCAACGATGAAGGCCGCACAAGCATTCCTCATATCTTTGCTATTGGCGACATCGTTGCAGGACCTGCGCTTGCACATAAGGCTATGTACGAAGGTCGCGTTGCGGCTGAAGTTATTGCTGGTGAGCCAAGTAAAGTGGACTACAAATGTATGCCAGCTGTTTGCTTCTCCGATCCGGAGTGCGCAAGCGTTGGTTTGACCGAAAAAGAAGCAAAAGACAAAGGTTACAACGTTAAAGTTGGCAAATTCCCGTTTGCCGCTAACGGACGCGCCCTGTCTCTGAATGCTGCTGAAGGCTTCGTGAAGCTCGTTGCAGACAGGGATTCCGGTTTGGTACTTGGCGCTCATATCGCTGGTATCGAAGCTTCCAACATGATCGCTGAGCTTGGCCTGGCGATCGAGATGGGCGCTACGCTGGAGGATATTGCTCTGACGATCCACGCGCATCCAACACTCGGCGAAATTACGCTTGATGCGGCTGAAGTAGCGCTTGGCCATCCGATCCATACGTTCGTAAAATAA
- a CDS encoding thymidylate synthase — protein sequence MNNYLELLQDILDNGTERSDRTGTGTISVFGRQLRFDLAKGFPLVTTKRVHVKSIIHELLWFLSGDTNIKYLQENGVRIWNEWADENGDLGPVYGSQWRAWEDKNGNTHDQIAAVIDSIRNNPDSRRHMVSAWNVGEIGGMKLPPCHFVFQFQVSGGRLNCMFTMRSSDTFLGLPFNVAQYAMLTHMIAQQCDLEPGELIYSGGDVHIYTNHLEQVKLQLTREPYPLPKLVLNRRPDSIFDYRFEDFEIVGYEHHPTIKAEVSV from the coding sequence ATGAACAATTATTTGGAACTTTTACAGGATATTCTTGACAACGGCACGGAGCGTTCCGATCGAACCGGAACCGGCACCATTTCTGTATTTGGAAGACAGCTTCGATTCGATCTGGCCAAAGGATTCCCTTTGGTTACAACGAAGCGGGTTCATGTCAAATCGATCATTCACGAGCTGCTTTGGTTTTTGAGCGGAGATACGAACATTAAGTACCTTCAAGAGAATGGTGTTCGGATCTGGAATGAATGGGCAGACGAGAACGGAGATCTTGGTCCGGTATATGGCTCCCAGTGGCGAGCTTGGGAGGACAAAAACGGCAACACGCATGATCAGATTGCAGCCGTTATTGATTCGATCCGTAACAATCCGGATTCCCGCAGACATATGGTCAGCGCCTGGAATGTAGGCGAGATCGGTGGGATGAAGCTTCCTCCTTGCCACTTTGTGTTCCAATTCCAGGTGAGCGGCGGACGTCTGAACTGTATGTTTACGATGCGTTCCTCCGATACGTTCCTCGGCTTGCCGTTCAATGTTGCCCAGTACGCCATGCTGACGCATATGATTGCGCAGCAATGCGATTTGGAGCCCGGAGAGCTCATCTACTCCGGTGGAGATGTGCATATTTATACGAATCATCTGGAGCAGGTCAAGCTGCAGTTAACACGGGAGCCTTACCCGCTGCCGAAGCTTGTGCTAAATCGCAGACCAGATTCCATTTTTGACTACCGTTTCGAAGATTTTGAAATCGTCGGTTATGAACATCATCCTACGATTAAGGCGGAGGTATCGGTATGA
- a CDS encoding glutamate synthase (NADPH/NADH) small chain — protein MSTPTGFMEYKRELPTDRSPLERIKDWDEFHKHLPDDQLRTQGSRCMDCGTPYCHTGMEIAGAASGCPVNNLIPEWNNLIYRGLWREALERLHKTNNFPEFTGRVCPAPCEGSCTVGLIGDSVTIKTIEQAIIDRGFDEGWVVPQPPKMRTGKKIAVVGSGPAGMACAAQLNKAGHTVTVYERADRIGGLLTYGIPTMKLDKGIVQRRVDLMEAEGVDFVPNTEIGKDIGAEELLEGFDAIVLCGGATKARGVDIEGSNLEGVHMAMDYLNGTIKSYLDSGLEDGNYISAKDKDVIVIGGGDTGTDCVATALRHGCKSVTQFGTHAKAPLQRDSLTNPWPEFPNVYTLDYAHEEAKALYGEDPRAFSVLTKKFVGDENGKLKELHTVQIERTVDETGRKIYKELPGTEKVWPADLVFIAVGFEGPEKTLVDAFKVEQDRRTNVKARYGKYVTSVDKVFAAGDIRRGQSLVVWAINEGREAAREVDKYLMGSSMLP, from the coding sequence ATGTCGACACCAACTGGTTTTATGGAATATAAGCGTGAGCTGCCGACTGATCGCAGTCCGCTAGAGAGAATCAAGGATTGGGATGAATTCCACAAGCATTTGCCCGATGATCAGCTGCGTACACAAGGCTCGCGCTGCATGGACTGCGGCACCCCTTATTGCCATACGGGAATGGAAATCGCGGGAGCTGCTTCCGGCTGCCCGGTGAACAACTTGATCCCGGAGTGGAATAATTTGATCTACCGTGGTCTCTGGCGTGAGGCGCTGGAGCGCCTGCACAAAACGAATAACTTCCCTGAATTCACTGGTCGCGTCTGTCCGGCGCCTTGCGAAGGTTCCTGTACGGTTGGGCTGATCGGCGATTCCGTTACAATTAAGACAATTGAGCAAGCAATTATTGATCGCGGCTTCGACGAGGGTTGGGTCGTGCCGCAGCCTCCTAAGATGCGTACCGGTAAAAAGATAGCCGTAGTCGGCTCCGGCCCGGCTGGCATGGCTTGTGCGGCTCAGCTGAACAAAGCTGGCCACACGGTAACCGTGTACGAGCGCGCGGACCGTATCGGTGGCTTGCTCACTTACGGCATCCCGACGATGAAGCTGGACAAAGGGATCGTACAACGCCGTGTAGACCTGATGGAGGCCGAGGGTGTAGACTTCGTTCCGAATACGGAGATCGGCAAAGACATCGGAGCAGAAGAGCTACTAGAGGGTTTTGACGCAATCGTGCTGTGCGGCGGCGCGACCAAAGCTCGCGGCGTCGACATTGAAGGCTCTAACCTTGAGGGCGTTCATATGGCGATGGATTACCTTAACGGAACGATTAAGAGCTACCTGGACTCTGGCCTGGAGGATGGCAACTATATTTCCGCCAAGGATAAGGATGTTATCGTCATCGGCGGCGGTGACACGGGTACAGACTGCGTTGCTACGGCGCTGCGTCATGGCTGCAAGTCCGTAACCCAGTTCGGTACGCATGCGAAGGCTCCGTTGCAGCGTGATTCGCTTACGAACCCATGGCCGGAATTCCCGAACGTTTATACGCTTGATTACGCTCATGAAGAAGCTAAGGCGCTTTACGGTGAAGATCCACGGGCATTCTCCGTACTGACGAAGAAGTTCGTCGGTGACGAGAACGGCAAGCTGAAGGAGCTCCATACCGTGCAGATCGAGCGTACGGTTGATGAGACCGGAAGAAAGATCTACAAAGAGCTTCCAGGCACCGAAAAAGTATGGCCGGCTGATCTCGTTTTCATCGCGGTTGGGTTCGAAGGACCAGAGAAAACGCTTGTTGATGCCTTTAAGGTGGAGCAAGATCGGCGTACCAATGTCAAAGCTCGCTACGGCAAGTACGTCACGAGCGTTGACAAGGTGTTTGCAGCTGGCGACATTCGTCGCGGCCAAAGTCTCGTCGTTTGGGCGATTAACGAAGGTCGTGAAGCTGCTCGCGAAGTCGACAAATATCTGATGGGCAGCAGCATGCTCCCTTAA